GTGAGCTGCATCAGCACAGCTGTGGCCAACGACCTCTTTAACCCGACTTTTCACCTCTGACCCGTGACTCTCCTCTGCTCTTTCACCTGCAGCCCCTGCGAGAGCTCCAACACCACCTCCTGCACCTCCAGAGGAGCCGaaggaggaggagatagaggagcaGCAACCCAAGCCTAGATTATGCTGCAAGGTGACGCCTCCTCGCTGGATCAGAGCTCTGCTGCACTACCGCTTCCCCGCTAGCATCGACCCCTTCACCAGTGAGCTCCCCCTCCGCCTAGCATTCACTATCTCCTCGTCCTTtaaccctcctctcttcctcctgcttTCCTCCTCCTATTCTTGTATTAATCCCTCCTCCTCTATTACTTTTTCCACTCCAATTTTGTCATCTCCTgatggttgtcactagttaccacaccCACAGTCAAAATTGGCTACATTGTAAAAATTCCTGAAAACAGacatttgctttttggtcttaatttaaggttaggaatagacataaggttagcagtgtggttaaggttaggtttaaaatcagattttaagaagggaaattgtagaaataggcggggtttagccataattatgacgtggctgtggtaactagtgacaacctcCTGCTTTGATCTGAACGTTAGTTTGGCTTTCAGTGACCTAATTTGTTGATCTTTATCATACCTGCTCTTTCTTTTGCTTTATGGGGatgatgcatctctctctctagatctGGTCTATGTGCTGTGGCTGTTTTTCGTCACCTTGGCGTGGAACTGGAACATGTGGCTTATCCCGGTGCGCTGGGCCTTCCCCTACCAGAACCCCAGTAACATCTACCTGTGGCTACTCACTGACTATCTGTGTGACCTCATCTACATCCTGGACATACTGGTCTTCCAGCCCCGCCTGCAGTTTGTCCGCAGTGGAGACATAGTGGTGAGATAGGGACATTTCACAATTGTAGTCTCAATTTTGGCATTCTAATGAGTCCATGTTGCCAGAAGAGGGGTTACATCTCAAATCGATtttgcagatacacacacagaaatacacgtGTCAAAATCAttgatgtatgtgttttttgtttgttctcATTGCAGTTTGACAAAAAGGACATGAGAGTGAATTACATGAAAACCTTCCGGTTCAAGGTAAGGTTTCACTTGAAAATGATTTTGCAGTGTTCACTACTGAATGACTACTCCGTGGCCTTCTAGTTAGAATGTAtgccctgagattggaaggttgtgAGTTCAATCCCTGGctgagtcataccaaagactgtaaatATGGGACCTGATgagtctctgcttggcactcagcattaaggagatagttTTGGGGtaaggccctgtgatagactagcgtcctgccCAGGGTGTGTACTTGTACAttaagctgcctcacgctacagaaacagggcCTACCTTTCCGGCTCGCACAAGCTAAGGCTTGTGCAAGGCTATATACTTACTACTGAATAGCTTTGAGAAAGATAATGTTTTTTAGCCATGTGATGATGTCAGCTTATTTACAGACCATGTCTCTGACTGTGTTTCTCTGGGTTACAGATGGATGTCATCAGTCTTGTTCCACTGGAGTTGTTCTATTTTAAAACTGGGATCAACCCACTCCTCCGCTTCCCACGACTACTAAAGGTAAGGCTTACCTGCCACCTGTGTGGTCTACCTGGGTTGACTGTGATATAGAGCTGAGATTAACCAAAAATGATCGGCACTGATCACTTATCGCAGGCATTTTGCCGATATCGTTCATTAcaataagtagcctatactagaaagtttgaaatgaaataagttCACTCATATGGGTGATTTGTTAATCGGACAATTGATGGCTACTGTGAAACATACCATCATGTTATTCAGACAGCAATTAAAATGTAATCTTTCCTCCATTCTCCAGATAATGTCTTTCTTTGAGTTCAACGACCGTCTTGAGGGCATCCTGACCAAAGCCTACGTTTACAGGTGAGCACAATCAAATTGTTGTTAAATTTTTAGCACAGTATTTTATCTGCATCACCATGCTCAGGTCACAATGAATAGGATTATATGggcagggggacctgatcctagataagCACTCCTATTCTGAGACTCAGGCCCTGGTCTTTCTTAGGGACATGAGGGGCAGCTCAGTATGTAAAAGccactctctccttctgtctggtTTGATCAGAGTGATCCGGACCACCACCTACCTGCTGTACTGCCTGCACTGTAATGCCTGTCTGTACTACTGGGGCTCTGCGTATGAAGGTCTGGGCTCCACGCAGTGGGTCTATGACGGACAGGGCAACAGGTGTGAGGATTCACCTTCAATAAACTTAGAATCATCATAATCATACCTTCACACTATCATTGAATTGTCCCTGTAATCATGTTTTTCAGTTACATCCGCTGCTACTACTTTGCTGTGAAGACCCTAATCACCATTGGTGGACTGCCGGACCCCACAACGCTCTTTGAAATCATCTTTCAGCTCATCAACTACTTTGTAGGAGTGTTTGCCTTTTCCATCATGATTGGACAGGTTGGTTACCACATTACCAATAGCTGTGTATAATGTAAAATATGATCATGTGTTTAAGGATGAAATATCTAGATTGTTATCTAGCTCTGAATCATTATCTGAACATCTGTTCTATTATAAGCTAATTATAGTGTTGGCTGTTGTGATTAGTGTCGACTCCTGATTGGCCAATGACCGTTTCTTTCAGATGAGAGACGTGGTTGGTGCAGCCACAGCAGGACAGACGTACTACAGAGCATGCATGGACAACACTGTCAAATACATGGCCTCCTACCGTATCCCTAAAGACGTGCAGAACCGGGTTAAAACCTGGTACAACTACACCTGGCAGTCCCAGGGCATGCTGGGTAGGCACATGTCACTTTGTGCTGTGTAGTGTTGTTCTGTTGCATTGTGCTGCATTGCCTTGTGTTGCGTTGTGTTTACTCTCTatttgtgtctgtctctatacAGATGAACAGGAGCTTCTGGTCCAACTCCCAGACAAGATGAGGCTGGACATCGCTGTAGATGTCAACTATGACATTGTCAGTAAAGTGTCTCTCTTCCAGGTGCGTAAGTCTTCAGGCTGTCTCAGCCCACAGAAGATTTGACGAGCTCTATCTCTCTGTAATTCTCACTCAGCCCTACTTCTCCCTCTCAGGGTTGTGATAGACAGATGATCTTTGACATGCTGAAGAGACTGAGGTCTGTTGTTTACCTTCCAGGGGACTATGTCTGCAAAAAGGTAAAGGTTAAAGCAATATCCGGTAGCTGTGCCGCCTCTCTAGCTTgtttgtgtccgtgtgtgtgcgagtgtgcttCTGTTTGAATGTATTTAATGTGCAGTTTGTATACACTCTGCGCCTTCTTTGTGTAAGGTAAACTGTTAAGAGCAGGAGATGTCTGACTGTCGCTCTGTGTTTCAGGGTGAAGTTGGACGGGAAATGTACATCATCAAAGCCGGAGAGGTGCAGGTGGTGGGCGGGCCAGACGGGAAGACTGTGTTTGTCACGCTGAGGGCGGGGTCTGTGTTTGGGGAAATCAGGTGAGCATGATGTCAGGTCTGACGTATGCTCTTTGTTTCACTGAAGGaagcacacacattttcttcaggaaatgtACTTTTTCTAGTTGGATTTCTTCTCTTTGGGTTGAAAGCTTGCTGGCAGTGGGTGGAGGGAACAGGAGAACAGCAAACGTGGTGGCTCATGGCTTCGCCAACCTGTTCATCCTGGACAAGAAGGACCTCAATGAGATTCTAGTGCATTACCCCGAGTCCCAGAAGCTGCTCCGCAAGAAGGCCAGGTtagacaggggaataaagactaCTATTAATTTCTGGGTGTTTCGAAGTTCACAATTTTTAGTGTATAAGAATTTGTGATTGTTTCCGGAATCAGGAAGATGCTCACGAAAGATAAGAAGCCTCCGAAGGAGCCGGCCCAGGTGATCCCTCCTCGAATGGTCACGCCCAAGCTATTCAAAGCTGCTCTGGATGTGGCGCATCAGAAAACAGGCCTCAAAGGGACCCTCGCCAAGATTAAGGAAAATATCAACAAATCCAGCGTTTCTCTACAGGTATGGCAtttgctgtaaaaaaaaaaaaacacccacattatctacacacacacacacacttgtatgcTCTGAATGAGCTAACCTCCCAGTTTCCCCACAGCCCTCCAtgtcctcctccctgcctcccttgtccccagtctctccagtctccagTCTGGACCCAGAGCGCGAGGCTAACGCCATGTCACCAACCATAGACAGCTCCACGCTGCTCTGCCCCGTCTCCCATTGTCACGGAGATGAGACACTCTCCAAGGAGCAGGGCCAAGTGGCGGGAGAAGTTGCAGGAGAGAGTGGGAagaagaaagaaaagagaaaggCATGAGTTGTCTCCAAAAGCTTTTAAAGCTGTCTTCATGTGGAGAAAGGGATGCACTTTTTTGTCCCTCTGTACTCTACTGCAGagagggagaccagagagagaagagCCATGGTTCCTAAAGATCATCCAATTATGTCTCAGGAGTCACAGACTCACAGTTTCTGTTCCTTTATACCCATATACTCttcttttagctaaccctttgaTACTTGTGaagtacactgagtataccaaatttggaacaccttcctaatattgagttcaaacccccccccccccccccctttgccctcagaacagactcaatttctcatggcatggactctacaaggtgtcgaaagcattccacagggatgctggccacaatgcttcccacagttgtgtcaagttggctgaatgtcttttgggtggtggacgattcttgatacacacgggaaactgttgagcgtgaaacccagtgttgcagttcttgacacaaaccggtacgcCCGGCACCTTCTACCTaatatcccgttcaaaggcacttaaatattttgtcttgccgaTTCACAATCtgaaaggcacacatacacaatccatgtctcaattgtctcaaggattaaacattttaaaatccttctttaacctgttgcctccttcatctacactgattgaagtggatttaataagggatcatagctttcaactggattcacctggtcagtttatgtaatgcaaagagcaggtgttcttaatgttgttttgtatactcagtgtatagggCCTAGGCTACCTAATTCCACAGGGATGGAGAAACGGGTGCTAAACTGATGTCTTTGATATTGCAGTATATGTTTGTGTTTACAATCCCAGAGGTAAATGTACCAATCAGCAATAATTGACACAGACATCATCTCATCAGGGGTATGACAAGGTGGTCACACAgggtacagctgtgtgtgtgggggaggtcCTCTCCAAGtcttctgttctgtctgttttcCGAAAAACAAATGCCTTCTCCTAAAACCTAGTTTTTGTTCATTTTATtcctttttttaaatgcattcagtgagggggggggggggggggtgaaatggGAAATACTATAAAAATGTTGGAATCTGAGGAAAGATTTTGAAATGTTTACGTTTTGTAAAGATGACCAGTTATTTATAGTTTTGTTCAATGGAATGTTATTGCCTTATTTTTCATGGCCCTTGATAGTGTTTCTGGGGTGAATGGGTCAatgatgtatatatttttaatctgaaAATGTTGAAATGTGTACACTCCTTGAGTGTACAATTTTTATAATGGTCAGCTTGTCAATGTACATATTGTTTTATATGCAGAAAGGTAGAAGTGCAGCTAATAATTTAATCAAGACTGGTAAACTGTCAATCATGAGTTCACCATGCCAGACAATCAAAGATTTACTTTTAGTCGGCAGCTATACCTTACAAAATCATTTTGAATTTAGCTGAACAAATGACACTTACAACAGCTTTTGACACTGATGGGTATGTTTAAAATGActgtttataatttttttactaACTTGACAGATCAGAAGACGACTCATGTCCACAATTTATACATGAACAGTACATGTTTTTAAGTTAGAGGTTTTGTTATCTGTTGGATATACTTTTTAATCATACTGTTAACCAAATGCTGTTTTCAAAAGTTTGTAAATACATTGTACATGGGGGGGGGAATTGTGTGTATTTTACATGAGTTTTTACAGGAAAATACTTAAACCCTTGAATTAAGTTTTTCAGGAAGCAATGCAAGGTGTAACATAATTGTATAGATCCTAAATTCACCAATGAAATACATAGGGTCTATAAACCAGCTACTGAAACTGCCAGACAATGTGTAGCTTGTATGTGAATATTGTTATGTTGGTTGTTGACTACCTTTCTTTGTGTATATGGTGTAGGTGACAAAAGCTGTCATGCAACAGATGCTGAGAAAAAAACTTTTGTGATACACCTGCTTTTAATAGATGGGTTAGCTAACGATGTTcacgcttcaatggggcagaagtccatgagttgttgtgattctggatcgCCAGGTagctaccaacaatgacaagaaactgccatgtggggtATCGCGAGTGACTTGTTTCAACTTGTTCTTGATGCCATGtcttgttttggctgatttcatgtcaatgctaatatggctcaaattcgcttcctagctaaccaacaacAGTTAACAAATGCTCATTGTGCAaatatatttatgttttcaataaacattggagacaatATAGTTTACATTGTCAACAATTTAAGCCAACCGCGTCTGTTTTGCCTCATAGTTGCGCAGGAGTTGATTTTGTTtagttaagt
This is a stretch of genomic DNA from Salvelinus namaycush isolate Seneca unplaced genomic scaffold, SaNama_1.0 Scaffold6, whole genome shotgun sequence. It encodes these proteins:
- the LOC120041989 gene encoding cyclic nucleotide-gated cation channel beta-1-like yields the protein MALQEEGKTVEEGDCGIPDSCDAVKSCLMRIPHAPACLNSFNNLLKEHNITAPKLSPMPQLPTNLSQFPSQVTQLMPSLPQNSPKSSSTLSPRMPKQQQQNRDLELDRLVRQVPLHHRPPTRTPSPSSPNSTLELPNVPFYPRLPPISLSRQLSGLFNPTFHIEDDPTSALPSVSSRLSVHPAVNVEDVDSGGEGGGDGGEHHRHHIPQILTLQDPNFKTLTVPGVSKTSRQRKKLYSQSEEEEEEMEIAVRAWPSQSSILSGDDGLKERPASSASQASYVVNERLQELVKMFKERTERAKEKLIDPDHSDDDSQTASPARAPTPPPAPPEEPKEEEIEEQQPKPRLCCKVTPPRWIRALLHYRFPASIDPFTNLVYVLWLFFVTLAWNWNMWLIPVRWAFPYQNPSNIYLWLLTDYLCDLIYILDILVFQPRLQFVRSGDIVFDKKDMRVNYMKTFRFKMDVISLVPLELFYFKTGINPLLRFPRLLKIMSFFEFNDRLEGILTKAYVYRVIRTTTYLLYCLHCNACLYYWGSAYEGLGSTQWVYDGQGNSYIRCYYFAVKTLITIGGLPDPTTLFEIIFQLINYFVGVFAFSIMIGQMRDVVGAATAGQTYYRACMDNTVKYMASYRIPKDVQNRVKTWYNYTWQSQGMLDEQELLVQLPDKMRLDIAVDVNYDIVSKVSLFQGCDRQMIFDMLKRLRSVVYLPGDYVCKKGEVGREMYIIKAGEVQVVGGPDGKTVFVTLRAGSVFGEISLLAVGGGNRRTANVVAHGFANLFILDKKDLNEILVHYPESQKLLRKKARKMLTKDKKPPKEPAQVIPPRMVTPKLFKAALDVAHQKTGLKGTLAKIKENINKSSVSLQPSMSSSLPPLSPVSPVSSLDPEREANAMSPTIDSSTLLCPVSHCHGDETLSKEQGQVAGEVAGESGKKKEKRKA